From Echinicola jeungdonensis, the proteins below share one genomic window:
- a CDS encoding transposase translates to MKDTIQLPIFKDFDGYSPKYHFFKNSLLGQIHDSLPWEKLSSLVPEKLQGPGAPRWFGAKGMFALMFLKAYLNTSDRQLIERFNTDWSLQYFCGKVLAADQQIRDLTIMTRIRAYIEEHCHWEQIQEVLMDHWKQDVDNSHVLLMDATCYESYVRFPTDPKLLWECCQWVFEKQLFKKCKQLGIKRPRSKYREQKAKQLGYFRKRRKSFKETLKRKKSLVFLLEKGLGQLQEILDFYQGAGLKPNDFACLKTIKKVLVQQQFLLENPPSELKDRIVSLHKPYLRPIVRGKENKPVEFGMKAHILQTGGLSFIDKLDFNNFNECTRLKISTVKHTRIFGQTSQLGADRIYATNANRKYCTSKDIFTGFPKKGPKPHNKAEKILSAEVSKQRATAMEGAFGNHKNHYGLVKIRVKGDKREKLAVLFGIMAANAVAVAKRRNQQESPPINKAA, encoded by the coding sequence ATGAAAGATACCATACAGCTCCCTATTTTCAAAGACTTTGACGGATACTCTCCAAAGTATCACTTTTTCAAGAATTCCTTGCTTGGCCAGATCCATGACAGCCTGCCATGGGAAAAGCTTTCGAGCCTTGTTCCTGAAAAGCTGCAGGGGCCTGGTGCCCCAAGGTGGTTCGGTGCCAAGGGCATGTTTGCCCTGATGTTTTTGAAAGCCTACCTGAATACCTCAGACCGCCAATTGATAGAGCGTTTCAATACCGACTGGAGCCTTCAGTATTTCTGCGGGAAAGTATTGGCAGCAGACCAACAGATCCGGGACCTTACCATTATGACACGGATCAGGGCCTACATCGAGGAACATTGCCACTGGGAACAGATCCAAGAGGTACTAATGGATCACTGGAAACAGGATGTGGACAACAGCCACGTCTTATTAATGGATGCCACCTGTTATGAAAGTTATGTCCGTTTCCCCACCGACCCCAAACTACTCTGGGAATGCTGCCAGTGGGTGTTTGAAAAGCAACTGTTCAAAAAATGTAAACAATTGGGCATAAAAAGGCCCCGGTCAAAATACAGGGAGCAGAAGGCCAAACAGCTTGGCTACTTCCGTAAAAGACGCAAATCCTTTAAGGAAACCCTCAAAAGGAAAAAATCCCTGGTCTTCCTGTTGGAAAAAGGACTTGGCCAGTTACAAGAGATCCTAGACTTTTATCAAGGGGCGGGGCTTAAACCAAATGACTTTGCCTGTCTGAAGACCATCAAAAAAGTCTTGGTCCAGCAGCAGTTTTTGTTGGAAAATCCTCCCTCCGAACTTAAGGACCGCATCGTTTCCCTCCATAAACCTTATCTCCGGCCGATCGTCCGGGGAAAGGAAAACAAACCTGTGGAGTTCGGTATGAAAGCCCATATCCTTCAGACAGGCGGGCTATCATTTATCGATAAACTGGACTTCAACAACTTCAATGAATGTACCCGGTTGAAAATATCCACGGTAAAACATACCCGGATTTTCGGACAGACTTCCCAGCTGGGTGCCGACCGGATTTATGCCACCAATGCCAACAGAAAGTATTGTACCTCCAAAGACATATTCACCGGCTTCCCCAAAAAAGGCCCCAAACCGCACAACAAAGCCGAAAAGATTCTGAGTGCTGAAGTCTCCAAACAAAGGGCAACGGCAATGGAAGGGGCTTTCGGCAACCATAAAAACCACTATGGACTGGTTAAAATACGAGTAAAGGGAGATAAAAGGGAAAAGCTGGCCGTGCTGTTCGGCATTATGGCAGCCAACGCCGTAGCAGTTGCCAAACGAAGAAACCAACAGGAATCCCCGCCCATCAACAAAGCTGCTTGA
- a CDS encoding GAF domain-containing protein: MTNRIERLNELDSYGVLNHKQDEELNDLAKIASLALNVPIAQITFVHDEFTFVKANIDVVSTESIPGRVKRRESFCHHSIKNPKETMIVNDASKDSRFINNPFVNSDPHIRFYAGKPLTTPAGNPLGTICVIDNKPRNLSLGEKQLLDILSKKIMAYLNNKRKLLNQENKIIDDALRLQNLTDRLPVGIFQLDKSNQNNLRFKFLNKTMKEMCPSVNTNKSSESIEILFSSIYPDDKNRFINHLNESFDNLSFSNIQFRIKKGNNCAWFAMKGNVERRTDGSKTFYASIRNIDNQIEYEKTLEQIAFDISHVLRRPVSSLSGLVNLVDTKEKLNKKELLEYIGLVKTVSTEMESYTRKLNDIYQKKKEIITNHNKSYT, translated from the coding sequence ATGACTAATAGAATTGAGAGACTAAATGAATTAGATTCTTACGGAGTCTTAAATCATAAACAAGACGAAGAATTGAATGATCTAGCAAAAATTGCTTCTTTGGCTCTTAATGTTCCGATTGCACAGATCACTTTTGTCCATGATGAATTCACTTTTGTTAAGGCAAATATTGATGTCGTTTCAACGGAGAGCATTCCAGGAAGAGTAAAACGCAGAGAATCATTCTGTCACCATAGCATAAAAAATCCCAAAGAAACAATGATTGTCAATGACGCAAGTAAGGATTCGCGCTTCATTAACAATCCATTTGTTAATTCAGATCCTCACATACGCTTCTACGCTGGAAAACCCTTGACTACTCCTGCTGGAAATCCACTGGGGACAATATGTGTAATTGATAATAAACCAAGAAATCTCTCTTTAGGCGAGAAACAATTATTAGATATTTTATCAAAGAAAATAATGGCATATCTAAACAATAAACGAAAGCTTTTGAACCAAGAAAATAAAATCATAGATGATGCTTTAAGACTTCAAAATTTAACAGATAGATTGCCTGTTGGTATCTTTCAATTAGATAAATCAAACCAGAATAACCTGAGATTCAAGTTTTTAAATAAAACAATGAAAGAAATGTGTCCATCCGTCAATACGAATAAGTCCTCAGAATCAATCGAAATCCTTTTCTCATCAATTTACCCTGACGACAAAAATAGATTTATAAATCATTTGAATGAAAGTTTTGATAATCTATCTTTTTCAAACATTCAATTTCGTATAAAAAAAGGAAATAACTGTGCATGGTTTGCGATGAAAGGAAATGTAGAAAGGAGGACAGATGGCAGTAAAACGTTTTATGCTAGTATTCGTAACATCGATAATCAAATCGAATATGAGAAAACTTTGGAGCAAATAGCTTTTGATATTTCACATGTTCTTAGACGACCTGTATCAAGTCTTTCAGGGTTGGTTAATTTAGTAGATACAAAAGAAAAACTTAATAAGAAAGAGCTTTTAGAATATATTGGACTTGTAAAAACAGTTTCAACGGAAATGGAATCATACACCAGGAAATTGAATGACATCTATCAAAAAAAGAAAGAAATAATAACTAACCACAACAAAAGCTATACGTAA
- a CDS encoding EF-hand domain-containing protein → MIYDSSVWKIELKKDLEEIRDFFKETDLNYDLEFEENDDSEQEESEILTIAFIKLQKFAIYSSIILRKLIEARKLSDELIGKNYPIKTFSKQSDEPISIFNGYEIEKLYELNNPTTKNISIKMIAHRLIHSYHFMPKYSWIKIDESLPDEDAENWEVQNLEGVWFSSDKTKDSELSFIEIDIYFKIIEDVINDFIVHIEYNGDGQIVKKSSVGINEKL, encoded by the coding sequence ATGATTTACGACAGTTCTGTATGGAAAATTGAGCTTAAAAAAGATCTTGAAGAGATTCGAGATTTCTTTAAAGAAACGGATCTGAACTATGACCTAGAATTTGAAGAGAATGATGACTCAGAACAAGAAGAAAGTGAAATACTGACTATCGCATTTATTAAACTCCAAAAGTTCGCTATTTACTCATCAATAATTCTTAGGAAATTGATAGAAGCGAGAAAGCTATCTGATGAACTAATTGGTAAAAACTATCCTATTAAAACTTTCAGTAAACAATCTGATGAACCAATTTCAATTTTTAATGGATACGAAATTGAAAAACTGTATGAACTCAATAACCCGACCACAAAGAACATTTCAATTAAAATGATTGCTCATCGACTGATTCATAGTTATCACTTCATGCCCAAATATTCATGGATAAAGATTGATGAAAGTTTACCTGATGAAGATGCGGAGAATTGGGAAGTCCAGAATCTCGAAGGAGTTTGGTTCTCTTCTGATAAAACAAAAGATTCAGAATTGTCTTTCATTGAAATTGACATCTATTTTAAAATCATTGAAGATGTGATTAATGACTTCATTGTTCATATTGAATACAACGGAGACGGACAAATAGTAAAGAAATCATCGGTAGGTATTAATGAAAAACTATAA
- a CDS encoding IS91 family transposase has translation MDILNKRNSGVELSDILLGQKESFLSGNSPCTAQYKAYLDIISCRTSEMGSHTLACDSCGHTKTSYNSCRNRHCPKCQYIKQQVWVEKLRSRLLPVRYFHVVFTVPDFLRPLFYTNQRYGYKLLFEASSAAVKKAALNPAFLGVESGCMAVLHTWGQSLSYHPHIHMLVPAGGLDSDGQEWIVAHKKFFVPVKALSAIYRGVFMEKLIRALEGNLLRIPEKQAKLFADPRLLRREAYAKFWHVYIKKTFRGANQVVSYLGRYTHRVAISNSRIQWTDGKAVSFRWKDYRDNRNRTMSLSCHEFVRRFMQHILPSGFYKIRYYGIMASANSRTKMETCFSLLKKTGYISFYQGLTTYEILEEVLGPDFFLCPCCKRGKMVFGIASPKEKGP, from the coding sequence ATGGATATCCTTAACAAGAGGAACAGCGGGGTAGAACTTTCCGATATCCTTCTGGGGCAGAAAGAATCCTTTCTTTCAGGAAACAGCCCGTGTACCGCCCAGTACAAGGCCTATCTGGACATCATTTCCTGCAGGACATCTGAAATGGGTTCCCATACCCTGGCATGTGACAGCTGTGGCCATACCAAAACGAGCTATAACAGCTGCCGGAACCGCCATTGTCCCAAGTGCCAGTATATCAAACAGCAGGTATGGGTAGAAAAGCTCAGGAGCAGGTTGCTGCCGGTGAGGTACTTTCACGTAGTGTTCACCGTCCCGGACTTTCTCAGGCCGCTTTTTTATACCAACCAGCGGTATGGTTACAAGCTCCTGTTTGAAGCCTCTTCGGCCGCAGTGAAAAAGGCTGCCCTGAACCCCGCTTTTCTGGGGGTTGAAAGCGGCTGTATGGCGGTGCTGCATACATGGGGACAGTCCCTGTCCTACCATCCACATATCCACATGCTTGTTCCTGCCGGGGGACTGGACAGCGATGGGCAGGAGTGGATCGTCGCCCATAAAAAGTTCTTTGTTCCGGTGAAGGCACTGTCAGCTATTTACAGGGGCGTATTTATGGAAAAACTTATCAGGGCGTTGGAAGGAAACCTTCTCAGGATACCGGAAAAGCAGGCAAAACTGTTTGCCGACCCAAGGCTTCTCAGGCGGGAAGCCTATGCAAAGTTTTGGCATGTCTACATCAAAAAGACCTTCAGGGGGGCAAACCAGGTGGTCAGCTATCTGGGAAGGTATACCCACCGCGTGGCCATCAGCAACAGCAGGATCCAATGGACTGATGGGAAAGCGGTCAGTTTCAGGTGGAAGGACTACAGGGACAACAGGAACAGGACCATGAGCCTCAGCTGCCACGAGTTTGTAAGGAGGTTTATGCAGCACATCCTCCCTTCTGGATTTTACAAGATCAGGTACTACGGGATCATGGCCTCGGCAAACAGCAGGACCAAAATGGAAACCTGCTTCAGCTTGCTGAAAAAGACAGGGTACATCTCCTTCTACCAGGGACTGACCACTTACGAGATACTTGAAGAGGTACTGGGCCCGGACTTCTTCCTTTGCCCCTGCTGTAAACGGGGAAAAATGGTGTTCGGGATTGCTTCACCAAAAGAAAAAGGCCCCTGA
- a CDS encoding tyrosine-type recombinase/integrase yields MYEEMLVRNYSPRTISTYISLVSAVSKHFGKIPEQISIGKLKEYLFHKVEVNKMSPSGVNQTISAFKILFKDVLGRSWDPVRIKRPRRPQLLPSVFSKEEISLILNSIRNRKHYCLLALTYASGLRLNEVISLKPCDIDSDRMQLKVRGGKGYKDRYTLLPKGLLERLREYYRYYRPKTYLFEGRTPGKPHSEKSAQCVLKKAMECAGVTKHASFHTLRHSFATHLLEQGTNVRLIQELLGHKSLRTTTVYLHVTNLNPAQIKSPLDEL; encoded by the coding sequence ATGTATGAGGAAATGTTGGTCAGGAACTATTCCCCCAGGACCATCAGTACCTACATCAGCCTTGTATCGGCAGTTTCCAAACATTTTGGAAAGATCCCCGAACAGATCAGTATTGGTAAGTTAAAGGAATACCTTTTCCATAAGGTCGAAGTCAACAAAATGTCCCCTTCAGGGGTGAATCAGACCATCAGTGCGTTCAAAATACTTTTCAAAGATGTCCTGGGCAGGAGCTGGGATCCGGTAAGAATCAAGCGGCCCAGACGGCCCCAACTCCTCCCTTCTGTTTTTTCGAAAGAGGAGATATCCCTTATACTGAACTCCATAAGGAACAGAAAGCATTATTGCCTGCTGGCCCTCACCTACGCCTCCGGTCTGAGGCTGAACGAGGTGATCAGCCTGAAGCCCTGTGATATCGACAGTGACAGGATGCAGCTGAAAGTAAGGGGAGGAAAGGGATATAAGGACAGGTATACCCTGCTGCCAAAAGGGCTGTTGGAAAGGCTCCGGGAATACTACAGGTACTACCGGCCCAAAACCTATCTTTTCGAAGGCCGGACACCTGGCAAACCCCACAGTGAAAAGAGTGCACAGTGCGTTTTAAAAAAAGCCATGGAATGCGCAGGGGTAACAAAGCATGCTTCTTTCCATACCCTTCGCCACTCCTTTGCCACGCACCTTCTTGAGCAGGGAACCAATGTCAGGTTAATCCAGGAGCTGTTGGGCCACAAATCCCTCAGGACCACTACGGTTTACCTGCATGTGACCAACTTGAATCCGGCACAGATCAAAAGTCCCCTGGACGAGCTGTGA
- a CDS encoding reverse transcriptase domain-containing protein, producing MKTIFTEELWNAYVKKVEDDFNLKTYPQFDPYFNFPKDKKRLYDLLSDPSMKRMKNHDFTPLVKILQKTPRYKWQEDKALTGGGKYDLETKIRPISFASHFDTYVYGFYSFALNKVYQEYIHKKGFQEVVLAYRSDLDGKCNIQFAKEAFDQVKSAYSENGECSVIALDIKGYFDHIDHSILKKMWCKVIEEDDLPLDQYKVFRSLTKYSYVNYASFLKHFNINLNKLEKEQRKKYKGKQRVPKGYQSLLDLIPNDINGSSFLNKMELLRKRKLVTINRNKDRSLSKNGIPQGSAMSALLSNIYLAEFDREIFEKGQKEGFVYRRYCDDLLVICKPDQVNQLKDYLMDLINREYKLTIQNRKTEVVDFKPSPSGHMRSYKREFVEATQTFDLLPNSDSNFKNLQYLGFEFNGKSIYIRPGSLSRYFRKMKARIVKSVSMAYSENSKSDTIFKQQIFSRYFHLGKRNFLSYANNASKKYYTNSSGDRKEGMNSPSIKRQIAAHMRILKQEIEKTSEQRAEQKGEKKIRV from the coding sequence ATGAAAACAATTTTTACCGAAGAATTGTGGAATGCCTACGTTAAAAAGGTTGAAGACGACTTCAATCTTAAAACCTACCCACAATTCGACCCTTACTTCAACTTCCCGAAAGACAAAAAACGTCTTTACGATTTACTTTCTGATCCTTCAATGAAGCGCATGAAAAATCATGACTTCACTCCCTTGGTTAAGATTCTTCAGAAAACTCCTCGATACAAATGGCAAGAAGATAAAGCCCTTACGGGTGGAGGAAAATATGATTTAGAGACCAAAATCCGCCCCATCTCTTTTGCTTCTCATTTCGACACCTACGTCTATGGATTTTACTCTTTTGCTCTTAACAAGGTTTATCAAGAATATATTCATAAAAAGGGATTTCAAGAAGTTGTTTTAGCATACAGAAGTGACTTGGATGGTAAATGCAACATTCAGTTTGCAAAAGAGGCGTTTGACCAAGTTAAATCAGCTTACTCAGAAAATGGCGAATGCTCTGTAATTGCACTCGACATTAAAGGCTATTTCGATCACATCGACCACTCTATTTTGAAAAAAATGTGGTGCAAGGTTATTGAAGAAGATGATTTACCACTTGACCAGTACAAGGTATTCCGATCCCTTACAAAATACAGCTATGTTAACTATGCTAGCTTTCTAAAGCACTTTAATATCAACCTAAATAAACTCGAAAAAGAGCAGCGTAAGAAATATAAAGGTAAACAGAGAGTACCTAAGGGATATCAGTCATTGCTTGACCTTATACCTAATGACATCAACGGCTCATCTTTTCTCAATAAGATGGAGCTATTACGCAAAAGGAAGCTAGTAACCATTAACCGCAATAAGGATAGATCCCTTAGCAAAAATGGGATACCTCAGGGCTCAGCAATGAGCGCTTTGCTTTCAAACATTTATCTCGCTGAATTTGATCGTGAAATATTTGAAAAAGGTCAAAAGGAAGGTTTTGTATATCGCAGATACTGTGATGACCTTCTTGTAATTTGCAAACCCGACCAAGTCAATCAGCTAAAAGATTACTTAATGGATCTGATCAATCGGGAATATAAATTGACCATCCAAAACCGTAAAACAGAAGTGGTTGACTTCAAACCATCTCCAAGCGGCCATATGAGGTCTTATAAGCGTGAGTTTGTTGAGGCGACTCAAACCTTTGATCTTTTACCGAACAGCGATTCTAATTTCAAAAACCTACAATACTTGGGATTTGAATTCAATGGCAAGAGCATATACATAAGACCTGGAAGCCTTTCACGCTATTTTAGAAAGATGAAAGCCAGAATAGTGAAATCGGTTTCAATGGCTTACAGTGAAAACTCAAAATCAGATACCATTTTTAAACAGCAAATTTTCAGTCGTTACTTTCATCTTGGGAAGAGGAACTTCTTATCTTATGCAAACAATGCCTCAAAGAAATATTACACTAATTCTTCGGGTGATCGAAAAGAAGGAATGAACTCACCAAGCATTAAAAGGCAGATAGCCGCTCACATGAGAATATTAAAACAAGAGATTGAAAAAACCAGTGAGCAACGAGCAGAACAAAAAGGAGAAAAGAAAATAAGAGTTTAG
- a CDS encoding restriction endonuclease subunit S encodes MIWKTKTLGDLCHIEKGKIGIQKATPGEFPLVVTAEERLSHNEFHFEGNAVIIPLVSSTGHGHKSLKRIHFQSGKFAVGNILCAVIPKDENVLRADYLFRFLDLNREKELVSRMKGMANVTLPMKEIAKVEIPIPPIEAQIDFVQQHSVLEEKSNDLGEEIEHQLEMVKKLRHAFLREAMQGRLVPQDINDETASVLLEKIKAEKERLIKEKKIKKQKHLPPITEEEIPFEIPENWRWCRLGVISNNIHYGFNASANPILQEVRLLRITDIQDNSVNWESVPGCNYKEKDILSYKLGINDIVIARTGGTIGKSFLVNEEPPNTTLFASYLIRIIPSKSLNASFLKYFLESPFYWEQLYEAAWGAGQPNVNATKLNALLLSLPPLSEQQRIVVKLDELMAYCDELEASIKESQQQNELLLQQVLREALEPESAILS; translated from the coding sequence ATGATTTGGAAGACGAAAACATTAGGAGATTTATGCCATATTGAGAAAGGCAAGATTGGAATTCAAAAAGCAACTCCAGGCGAATTTCCTTTAGTAGTTACTGCCGAAGAAAGACTTTCCCACAACGAGTTTCATTTTGAAGGCAATGCGGTTATCATTCCACTAGTGTCTTCAACAGGTCATGGTCACAAAAGCTTAAAGCGAATCCATTTTCAATCAGGAAAATTTGCTGTTGGAAATATTCTCTGTGCCGTTATCCCAAAAGATGAAAATGTTTTAAGAGCTGACTATCTATTCCGCTTTTTAGATCTGAACAGAGAGAAGGAATTGGTTAGCAGAATGAAAGGCATGGCCAATGTGACCTTACCAATGAAGGAAATTGCCAAAGTTGAAATACCTATTCCTCCAATTGAGGCTCAAATAGATTTTGTTCAACAACACTCAGTACTTGAAGAAAAAAGTAACGATCTAGGAGAAGAAATAGAACACCAACTTGAAATGGTCAAAAAACTTCGACATGCCTTTTTACGGGAAGCCATGCAGGGCAGGTTGGTACCACAAGACATCAATGACGAGACTGCTTCGGTGCTGCTTGAAAAAATCAAAGCCGAGAAAGAACGCTTGATAAAGGAAAAGAAAATCAAGAAGCAAAAACATCTGCCACCCATTACCGAAGAGGAAATACCTTTTGAAATTCCTGAGAATTGGAGGTGGTGTAGGCTGGGTGTAATTTCAAATAACATTCATTATGGATTCAATGCTTCTGCTAATCCTATCCTACAGGAAGTAAGGCTACTGAGGATAACAGATATTCAAGACAATAGCGTTAATTGGGAAAGTGTTCCAGGTTGCAATTATAAAGAGAAAGACATTTTAAGCTACAAATTAGGCATTAACGATATAGTCATTGCACGTACAGGAGGGACAATCGGAAAGTCATTCCTTGTGAATGAGGAGCCACCTAACACAACTTTATTTGCGTCATATCTAATCAGGATAATCCCTTCAAAATCATTAAATGCCTCTTTTCTAAAATATTTTTTGGAAAGTCCTTTTTACTGGGAACAACTTTATGAAGCAGCTTGGGGTGCTGGTCAACCAAATGTTAATGCGACCAAACTCAATGCTCTATTATTATCATTACCCCCACTTTCTGAACAACAACGCATAGTAGTTAAGTTGGATGAGTTAATGGCCTATTGTGATGAGTTGGAGGCCAGCATCAAAGAAAGTCAGCAGCAGAATGAGTTGCTTTTGCAGCAGGTGTTGCGGGAGGCGTTGGAGCCTGAGTCTGCCATATTGTCCTGA
- a CDS encoding N-6 DNA methylase — translation MANLKGIIDSIRKIMWQDTGLNGDAQRIEQLGWMLFLKIFSDKDKELEIIKDDYESPIPAEFHWEEWAGDDEGMTGDELQAFVDQKLFPTLKNLKVGMSDDLANKRALLVREVFDGNNNYMKSGINIRKVLNKLNEIDFNIAKDRHAFGELYETILKELQSAGKSGEFYTPRSITEFICEMMNPQLGEKILDPSCGTGGYLTAAIEHLKKQANSVEERESIATNIVGWEYKPLPYLLATTNLILHDMEVPNIQFRDSLDQPLSNYTEKNRVNLILANPPFGGIVANNNENNFPQNYRTKESADLFLVLMVHLLKNGGRAGIVLPDGSLTGDGVKERVRKKLLEDCNLHTIIRLPNSVFKPYATVATNLLFFTKGEPTKEVWYYEHRLPEGQKSYSKTQPLMLSEFAPIKDWWNNRVENELAWKVDIQTIIGRNYDLDINNPNKKEEEVEHSSAELMTMLDSSFDRSHKLLNHIREAVQ, via the coding sequence ATGGCAAACCTCAAAGGAATCATAGACAGCATCCGCAAAATCATGTGGCAAGACACTGGACTGAACGGTGATGCACAACGCATTGAGCAGTTGGGATGGATGCTCTTTTTGAAAATCTTTTCCGACAAGGACAAGGAATTAGAAATTATCAAAGACGATTACGAAAGCCCTATCCCTGCCGAATTCCATTGGGAAGAATGGGCTGGTGATGATGAAGGTATGACGGGTGACGAGCTGCAAGCTTTTGTAGATCAAAAACTCTTCCCAACGCTCAAAAACCTAAAAGTGGGCATGAGTGATGACCTGGCAAACAAACGTGCCTTACTGGTGCGTGAGGTGTTTGACGGCAATAACAACTACATGAAAAGCGGCATCAACATCCGCAAGGTGTTGAACAAGCTCAACGAAATTGACTTCAACATTGCCAAAGACCGCCATGCTTTTGGCGAACTCTACGAAACCATTTTGAAGGAACTCCAAAGTGCAGGCAAAAGTGGTGAGTTCTATACACCCAGATCGATTACTGAGTTTATCTGCGAAATGATGAATCCGCAATTGGGCGAAAAGATTCTAGACCCGAGTTGCGGAACAGGTGGTTATTTAACGGCTGCCATAGAGCATTTGAAAAAACAAGCCAACAGCGTAGAAGAACGCGAAAGCATTGCCACAAACATTGTGGGTTGGGAATACAAACCGCTTCCGTATTTGCTGGCAACCACCAATTTGATTTTGCACGACATGGAAGTACCCAACATCCAGTTTCGTGACAGTTTAGACCAACCGCTGAGCAACTACACCGAAAAGAACAGGGTAAACTTGATATTAGCTAACCCACCTTTTGGGGGCATTGTAGCCAACAACAACGAAAACAACTTTCCGCAGAATTACCGAACCAAGGAAAGTGCCGACCTCTTTTTGGTGCTGATGGTGCATTTGCTGAAAAATGGCGGACGGGCGGGTATTGTTTTACCTGACGGTTCATTAACTGGAGATGGTGTAAAAGAAAGAGTGAGAAAAAAGTTACTAGAAGATTGCAACCTGCACACCATTATCCGTTTACCAAATTCTGTTTTCAAACCTTATGCAACGGTGGCAACCAACTTACTTTTCTTTACGAAGGGTGAACCCACCAAAGAAGTCTGGTATTATGAACACCGTTTACCAGAAGGACAAAAAAGCTACAGTAAAACGCAACCACTCATGCTTTCAGAATTTGCACCTATTAAGGACTGGTGGAATAATCGGGTTGAAAATGAACTTGCTTGGAAGGTAGATATTCAAACAATTATTGGTAGAAATTATGACTTAGACATAAACAACCCAAATAAGAAAGAAGAGGAAGTTGAACATTCAAGTGCTGAACTTATGACTATGCTAGACTCTTCTTTTGATAGAAGCCACAAACTACTAAATCATATTAGAGAAGCTGTTCAATGA